The Brassica napus cultivar Da-Ae chromosome C7, Da-Ae, whole genome shotgun sequence genome has a segment encoding these proteins:
- the LOC106380459 gene encoding probable ribose-5-phosphate isomerase 4, chloroplastic isoform X1, whose product MVVAAAAASTPFSLSSAVFTRRRSFRVSATLSREPSPLLRAAQHTVDSYVESGMVVGLGSGEASDLAIRYLGHQLRSGSIQGVVGVPMSARSASEAAKYGVPLKHFRDDFQIDFAFHDADAVEEGTLVSVIGRRTSTTQEDDYILLQKSIVKAADEAVFLIKDEQYKSGLEGSIPVLVQSLNWLAVAEEIDDLYLGDAEVWRRASVGDAGPLGGDFPIVTSDGHNILDVIFTTPIPSLANVAKSLDNIDGVVDHGLVMKNRCTVVIAGETEVRTVTLQTSAVEGGV is encoded by the exons ATGGTAgttgcagcagcagcagcatccACTCCATTTTCACTCTCTTCCGCCGTTTTCACGCGCCGCCGTAGCTTCAGAGTAAGCGCCACTCTTTCTCGGGAGCCCTCTCCTCTTCTCCGAGCTGCTCAGCACACC GTGGATAGTTACGTGGAGAGTGGGATGGTTGTTGGTTTAGGATCTGGAGAAGCTTCAGACTTGGCTATACGTTATTTGGGTCACCAACTTCGTTCTGGTTCTATTCAAGGTGTTGTTGGTGTACCAAT GTCTGCTCGAAGTGCGAGCGAAGCAGCAAAGTATGGAGTCCCCTTGAAACATTTCCGGGATGATTTTCAG ATTGATTTTGCATTCCATGATGCTGATGCTGTAGAAGAGGGTACTCTTGTCTCAGTTATAGGAAGACGTACAAGTACAACACAGGAAGATGACTATATTCTGCTACAAAAG TCTATTGTGAAAGCAGCTGATGAGGCAGTCTTCCTGATAAAGGATGAGCAATACAAGTCTGGACTTGAAGGATCTATCCCTGTCTTAGTTCAATCT CTAAATTGGTTAGCTGTAGCTGAGGAGATAGATGACTTGTACTTAGGAGATGCAGAG GTGTGGAGAAGAGCTTCTGTGGGAGATGCAGGCCCTCTTGGAGGAGACTTTCCTATTGTCACCAGTGATGGTCACAACATTCTTGATGTTATCTTCACAACTCCTATTCCAAGCCTCG CTAACGTGGCTAAAAGCCTGGACAATATTGATGGGGTGGTGGACCATGGACTTGTTATGAAAAACAG ATGCACGGTGGTGATCGCGGGAGAGACAGAAGTAAGAACTGTTACCTTGCAGACTAGTGCAGTGGAAGGTGGTGTATGA
- the LOC106380457 gene encoding putative UDP-arabinose 4-epimerase 4, whose amino-acid sequence MTSLSGVRSQRKNSKPLSPGDMDYIESKTKSNLMGKLLLLASLIILAFIVINKASSFTSPSVFSRREEGVTHVLVTGGAGYIGSHAALRLLKDKYRVTIVDNLSRGNLGAVKVLQRLFPQTGRLQFIYADLGDPAAVEKIFSENAFDAVMHFAAVAYVGESTLYPLKYYHNITSNTLGVLEAMARHKLKKLIYSSTCATYGEPEKMPITEDTPQVPINPYGKAKKMAEDMILDFSKNSDMAVMILRYFNVIGSDPGGRLGEAPRPELRDQGRISGACFDAARGFIPGLQVKGTDYKTSDGTCIRDYIDVTDLVDAHVKALEKAQPHKVGIYNVGTGKGRSVKEFVEACKKATGVEIKVDLLPRRPGDYAEVYSDPTKILRDLNWTARFTNLQDSLQVAWRWQKIHPHGYASS is encoded by the exons ATGACGAGTTTGTCTGGAGTCAGAAGTCAACGAAAAAACTCAAAACCTCTGTCTCCAGGAG ATATGGATTACATAGAATCCAAAACAAAGAGCAATCTTATGGGAAAGCTTCTCTTACTAGCTTCACTTATAATCTTAGCCTTTATTGTGATCAATAAAGCTTCAAGTTTCACATCCCCAAGCGTG TTCTCTCGAAGAGAGGAAGGAGTGACTCATGTGTTAGTCACTGGTGGAGCTGGCTATATCGGTTCACATGCGGCTTTAAGGCTGCTTAAAGATAAATACCGCGTAACCATTGTG GACAACCTTTCCCGTGGGAACCTTGGTGCGGTTAAGGTTTTACAGCGACTGTTCCCACAAACTGGAAGACTCCAATTCATTTATGCTGATTTAGGAGATCCCGCAGCT GTGGAGAAAATATTCTCAGAGAATGCCTTTGACGCTGTGATGCATTTTGCTGCCGTAGCTTATGTTGGAGAAAGCACTCTTTATCCTCTAAA ATATTACCATAACATTACATCAAACACATTAGGAGTTCTTGAAGCTATGGCTAGACATAAATTGAAGAAACTGATATATTCTAGTACTTGTGCTACTTATGGAGAGCCTGAAAAAATGCCGATTACTGAAGATACCCCGCAG gTTCCGATTAATCCTTACGGGAAAGCTAAAAAGATGGCAGAGGACATGATCTTGGATTTCTCTAAGAACTCTGACATGGCTGTTATGATCTTGAG ATACTTCAATGTGATTGGTTCAGATCCAGGAGGTAGATTAGGAGAAGCTCCAAGACCCGAACTTCGTGACCAGGGACGTATCTCCGGTGCTTGTTTTGATGCCGCTCGCGGTTTCATTCCCGGACTGCAA GTGAAAGGAACAGACTACAAAACATCAGACGGGACTTGCATTAGAGATTATATAGATGTTACTGACCTCGTGGATGCTCACGTAAAGGCTCTTGAGAAAGCTCAGCCTCATAAAGTCGGTATCTACAACGTTGGAACCGGAAAAG GAAGATCAGTTAAGGAATTTGTGGAGGCGTGTAAGAAGGCGACAGGAGTTGAGATTAAAGTAGATTTACTGCCCCGACGGCCAGGAGATTACGCAGAGGTTTATAGTGATCCAACAAAGATTTTGAGAGATTTGAATTGGACTGCTCGATTCACTAATCTTCAGGATAGTCTTCAAGTTGCTTGGAGGTGGCAAAAGATTCATCCTCATGGATATGCTTCTTCTTAA
- the LOC106380459 gene encoding probable ribose-5-phosphate isomerase 4, chloroplastic isoform X2, whose amino-acid sequence MVVAAAAASTPFSLSSAVFTRRRSFRVSATLSREPSPLLRAAQHTVDSYVESGMVVGLGSGEASDLAIRYLGHQLRSGSIQGVVGVPMSARSASEAAKYGVPLKHFRDDFQIDFAFHDADAVEEGTLVSVIGRRTSTTQEDDYILLQKATDEAVFLIKDEQYKSGLEGSIPVLVQSLNWLAVAEEIDDLYLGDAEVWRRASVGDAGPLGGDFPIVTSDGHNILDVIFTTPIPSLANVAKSLDNIDGVVDHGLVMKNRCTVVIAGETEVRTVTLQTSAVEGGV is encoded by the exons ATGGTAgttgcagcagcagcagcatccACTCCATTTTCACTCTCTTCCGCCGTTTTCACGCGCCGCCGTAGCTTCAGAGTAAGCGCCACTCTTTCTCGGGAGCCCTCTCCTCTTCTCCGAGCTGCTCAGCACACC GTGGATAGTTACGTGGAGAGTGGGATGGTTGTTGGTTTAGGATCTGGAGAAGCTTCAGACTTGGCTATACGTTATTTGGGTCACCAACTTCGTTCTGGTTCTATTCAAGGTGTTGTTGGTGTACCAAT GTCTGCTCGAAGTGCGAGCGAAGCAGCAAAGTATGGAGTCCCCTTGAAACATTTCCGGGATGATTTTCAG ATTGATTTTGCATTCCATGATGCTGATGCTGTAGAAGAGGGTACTCTTGTCTCAGTTATAGGAAGACGTACAAGTACAACACAGGAAGATGACTATATTCTGCTACAAAAGGCGA CTGATGAGGCAGTCTTCCTGATAAAGGATGAGCAATACAAGTCTGGACTTGAAGGATCTATCCCTGTCTTAGTTCAATCT CTAAATTGGTTAGCTGTAGCTGAGGAGATAGATGACTTGTACTTAGGAGATGCAGAG GTGTGGAGAAGAGCTTCTGTGGGAGATGCAGGCCCTCTTGGAGGAGACTTTCCTATTGTCACCAGTGATGGTCACAACATTCTTGATGTTATCTTCACAACTCCTATTCCAAGCCTCG CTAACGTGGCTAAAAGCCTGGACAATATTGATGGGGTGGTGGACCATGGACTTGTTATGAAAAACAG ATGCACGGTGGTGATCGCGGGAGAGACAGAAGTAAGAACTGTTACCTTGCAGACTAGTGCAGTGGAAGGTGGTGTATGA
- the LOC125590307 gene encoding beta-galactosidase 15-like, with translation MYASDCRYRGYILLLVLFYSLVFDLASKIDISDDVRGNQTDSNWKRFLSNSNQHGKEYTSCISVGAEIPKLYLFCDESPKDIITKINFADYGNPISGCKDNRHGNCSAPAALRVVKKNCLGKLKCELKNSDEMFGPSHCKKDIKLTVEYTCTKS, from the exons ATGTATGCTTCAGATTGCCGTTACCGAGGCTACATCTTACTTCTAGTTCTATTTTATTCACTTGTGTTTGATTTAGCTTCAAAAATAGACATTTCTGATGATGTAAGAGGCAACCAAACCGACAGTAACTGGAAACGTTTTCTCTCTAATTCCAATCAACATGGCAAAGAATATACTAGTTGTATAAGTGTAGGTGCTGAAATTCCAAAGCTGTATCTTTTTTGTGATGAATCACCTAAAGACATTATTACAAAGATCAATTTTGCTGATTATGGAAATCCTATCAGTGGTTGTAAAGACAATAGACACGGCAATTGCAGCGCACCAGCTGCCTTGAGGGTGGTCAAAAAG AATTGTCTTGGAAAACTCAAGTGTGAGCTTAAGAATTCGGACGAGATGTTTGGTCCGAGTCACTGCAAAAAAGATATTAAGCTCACTGTTGAATATACTTGCACAAAATCTTAG
- the LOC106377638 gene encoding LOW QUALITY PROTEIN: uncharacterized protein LOC106377638 (The sequence of the model RefSeq protein was modified relative to this genomic sequence to represent the inferred CDS: deleted 2 bases in 1 codon), whose translation MDTSHCRYRGFILLLVLFYSHVFDLASNIGISGDVRGIKTDNNCKHFLSNYSQHGKEYIVCGEQVWKIAKINFADYGNPIGECEDFRRDKAGAPATLSLVKHVSKINEH comes from the exons ATGGATACTTCACATTGCCGTTATCGAGGCTTCATCTTGCttctagttttattttattcacatgTATTTGATTTAGCTTCAAATATAGGTATTTCTGGTGATGTAAGAGGCATCAAAACCGACAATAATTGCAAACATTTTCTCTCTAATTACAGTCAACATGGCAAGGAATATATTGTGTGTGGTGAGCAAGTGTGGAA AATTGCAAAGATCAATTTCGCCGATTATGGAAATCCTATTGGTGAGTGTGAAGACTTTAGACGCGACAAG GCAGGCGCACCAGCTACCTTGAGTCTCGTCAAACATGTTAGCAAAATTAACGAACATTAA